In Saccharothrix syringae, the following are encoded in one genomic region:
- a CDS encoding alpha/beta hydrolase fold domain-containing protein yields the protein MNPVCPRCGWCRGAPQTVEVYRWLLGASIGSARVAFAGDSAGAALVVNAQPRAREPGLPPPAAALLISPWVDPEAGGGTYRTNAETDGYFYRDLVALMAGLYPGPGGDPRDPTANPPHADLTGLAPMYVRAGGHETLLDDGRALVERAGEAGLDVFDGQVHTFRMAAGRSPEADDAIRRLAGWVRPGLGLA from the coding sequence GTGAACCCGGTGTGCCCGCGATGTGGCTGGTGCCGCGGGGCGCCGCAGACCGTCGAGGTCTACCGGTGGCTGCTCGGCGCCTCGATCGGGTCGGCGCGCGTCGCGTTCGCCGGCGACTCCGCGGGTGCCGCCCTGGTCGTGAACGCCCAGCCGCGCGCCCGCGAACCGGGCCTGCCGCCGCCCGCCGCGGCGCTGCTGATCTCGCCGTGGGTGGACCCGGAGGCGGGCGGGGGGACGTACCGGACCAACGCCGAGACCGACGGCTACTTCTACCGGGACCTCGTCGCCCTCATGGCGGGCCTCTACCCGGGGCCGGGCGGCGACCCGCGCGACCCGACCGCCAACCCCCCGCACGCCGACCTGACCGGCCTGGCGCCGATGTACGTGCGGGCGGGCGGGCACGAGACGCTGCTGGACGACGGCCGGGCGCTGGTGGAGCGGGCGGGGGAGGCCGGGCTCGACGTGTTCGACGGGCAGGTGCACACCTTCCGGATGGCCGCCGGGCGGTCGCCCGAGGCCGACGACGCGATCCGCCGGCTCGCCGGGTGGGTGCGGCCGGGGCTGGGGCTCGCGTGA
- a CDS encoding o-succinylbenzoate synthase, giving the protein MPVYSIPLRTRFRGITVRHGVLLEGAAGWGEFCAFEDYSDAESAPWLACALESAEEGWPAPVRDRVPVNCTVPVVPPERAHAIVAASGCSTAKVKVADPGSPLRDDLERVAAVRDALGPSGAVRVDANAAWDVDTAVAAIRELDRAAGGLEYVEQPCPSVAELAAVRRRVDVRIAADESIRRAEDPLRVAVAGAADVAVIKVAPLGGVRRALAVAEACGLPCVVSSALETSVGMAAGLALAGALPELGFACGLGTLSLLDGDVTTDSLRPVDGWLPVPVRAPEPDRAAGFAADGATATRWLDRLDRVRGLL; this is encoded by the coding sequence GTGCCGGTCTACTCGATCCCCCTGCGCACCAGGTTCCGCGGTATCACGGTGCGCCACGGCGTGCTGCTGGAGGGCGCGGCCGGGTGGGGTGAGTTCTGCGCCTTCGAGGACTACTCCGACGCCGAGTCCGCGCCCTGGCTGGCGTGCGCGCTGGAGTCCGCCGAGGAAGGCTGGCCCGCGCCGGTCCGGGACCGCGTCCCGGTCAACTGCACGGTCCCCGTGGTCCCCCCCGAGCGCGCGCACGCGATCGTCGCGGCCTCCGGCTGCTCGACGGCCAAGGTGAAGGTCGCCGACCCGGGCTCGCCGCTGCGCGACGACCTGGAGCGGGTCGCGGCGGTGCGCGACGCCCTCGGCCCGTCGGGCGCGGTCCGGGTGGACGCCAACGCCGCGTGGGACGTGGACACCGCCGTCGCCGCGATCCGGGAGCTGGACCGGGCCGCGGGCGGGCTGGAGTACGTCGAGCAGCCGTGCCCGTCGGTGGCGGAGCTGGCCGCCGTGCGCAGGCGGGTCGACGTGCGGATCGCCGCGGACGAGTCGATCCGGCGGGCGGAGGACCCGCTGCGGGTGGCCGTGGCGGGCGCGGCGGACGTGGCGGTGATCAAGGTCGCGCCGCTGGGCGGGGTGCGGCGGGCGCTGGCGGTGGCGGAGGCGTGCGGGCTGCCGTGCGTGGTGTCGTCGGCGCTGGAGACGTCGGTGGGCATGGCGGCCGGGCTGGCGCTGGCCGGTGCGCTGCCGGAGCTGGGCTTCGCGTGCGGGCTGGGCACGCTGTCGCTGCTGGACGGCGACGTCACGACCGACTCGCTGCGGCCGGTGGACGGGTGGCTGCCGGTGCCGGTGCGGGCCCCGGAGCCCGACCGGGCCGCCGGGTTCGCCGCCGACGGCGCGACGGCGACCCGCTGGCTGGACCGGCTCGACCGGGTCCGGGGCCTGCTCTGA